The nucleotide window CGAGCTCGCCGAAGAGAACCTGCGCAAGGCCGCCGACAAGTCGCGCGACGACGCCACCATCCTCGAGCACCTGGGCGACCTCTACCAGAAGACCGGCCGGCTCAAGCTCGCCGCCGCGCAGTGGGAGCGCGCCCTCGACTCCTTGAACAAGACCATCGCGGTGGAGGTCGAGCCCGCCGACCTCGCGCGCGTCCAGAAAAAGCTCGAGTCCGCCAAGGTCCGCCTCGCCCAGCAGCAGCCGTCCCCGCGCAAACCGCAGTAAGAGTCTTTTGTTCAGGTGGGCGCCGGCGACCCGCCGGCGCTTTTGTTTGCTCGCGAGGATGGCTAGAATCCTCAGGATGCTGCGCAAGCTCCTGATCGCCCTGGTCCTGCTGCTGGTCGCGTTCGCGGCCGTCGCGTACTGGGCGCTCTACGTGAACTATCCCAAGCCGCAGATCGCCTCCAACGCCGGCAAGCCCGTCCCCGACTTCACCCTTCCCGACCAGGACGGCAAGCCGCTCACGCTCTCCGCGCTGCGTGGCCAGCCCGTGGTCCTCATCTTCTACCGCGGTTACTGGTGACCCTTCTGCATGATGCAGCTCCGCAGGTTCGCGGAGCACAAAGCCGAGTTCGACCAGCTCCACGCCCAGATCGTAGCCATCAGCGTCGACGACCAGGAACACGCCAAGCTCGTCTACGACAAGCAGGTCAACGGCAGGTTCCCCATCCTCAGCGACACCACTCTCGCCACCATTCGCCAGTACGGCTTGTTCCACGAGAAAGGCAATCGCGGGCAGGACATCGCCATTCGCGCCACCCTCGTGCTCGATAAGGACGGCATCGAGCGCTGGCGCTACCCGGCCACCTCCGTCCCCGACATTCCCAGCCCCGAAGCAGTCCTGGCCGAGCTGCGCAAGCTGAAGTAAGCAAAATTACAAATCGCAAATCGCAAATCACAAATCTACAATCTCTCCATGCCCGCGCCCTACGCCGTGCGCGTCGAGGACTCCCGCGGCCGCCGCTTCCCCGAGCCGCCGCATCCCTACCGCAACGACTTCCAGCGCGACCGCGACCGCGTCATCCACTCCCGCGCCTTCCGCCGCCAGCAGAACAAGACCCAGGTCTTCACCCGCCGCTACTCCGACCACTTCCGCAACCGCCTCACCCACACCCTCGAGGTCTCGCAGATCTCCCGCACCATCGCCGCCCAGCTCGGCCTGAACACCGACCTGGTCGAGGCCCTCGCGCTCGTCCACGACGTCGGCCATCCCCCCTTCGGACACGCCGGCGAGAAGTCGCTCGACCAGGCCATGCGCGCGCACGGCGACTCCTTCGACCACAACCTCCACGCCCTTCGCATCGTCGAGGACTTCGAGCTGCGCTACGCCGACTTCCGCGGTCTCAACCTCACCTTCGAGGTCCGCGAGGGCATCGTCAAGCACTCCCACGACTACGACGCCGCCACCTACCCCCAGCTCGCCGAGTACCTGCTCGACCAGCGCCCGCCTCTCGAAGCCCAGCTCATCGACCTCACCGACGAGATCGGCTACAACACCGCCGACCTCGACGACGCCTTCGAAGCCCGCCTCCTCGCCGTCCCGCAGATCCGCTCCGGCGTCCCGCTGTTCGAGGCCTTCTACCGCGACGTCGAGCGCCGCTACCCCCAGGCCATCGAGAAGCTCAAGTTCAACGAGGCGGTCAAGGGCATGCTGAACCTGATGGTGACGGACTTGATCGAGAACACCCGCCGCCGCATCGCCGCCGCCAAAGTCCGCTCCCTCGACGACGTCCGCCGCCACCCCGAGCGCCTCGCCGCCTTCAGCCCCGAGGTCGAGCAGCAGCGCCGCCAGTGCAAGGAGTTCCTCTACGCCAACGTCTACATGAGCCCGGGACTCAGGCCGGAAAAGGACCGCGCCGAGCGCGTCATCACCGAGCTCTTCCAGCACTTCATCGCGCACCCCGAGACCCTCCCCGCCGCCTACCAGGAATACGCGCGCGCCCAGGCGCTGCCCCGCGTCGTCTGCGACTACGTCGCCGGCATGACCGATAACTACATCTTCGAGCAGCACGCCAAACTCCTCGGCGGCCGCTCGAAACCCTGATCCCACCGGTAGGCGCCGGCGACTCGCCGGCGCTCGCGCGCGCGTCTCCCCCGCGCTCCTCGAAACGTGACCGCTTCCAAGACCGAAGATGCCGCCCTGCTACACACCAGCCCCGCAACGCGGGGCGGCACTTGTCTGAGCCCACCGCGGCAGCGGTGGGTAAGGCGGCTCGAAAAAGAGCCGAGTCCCTTTAGGGACGGCACCCCTCAAGCGAGGACGTGAGTCCGAGCGTCTAACCCTCTTCCCGGTACAGCCACGCCCCGAAGATCACGCTCGCCATCATGAACAGCAGCTGCTGCAGCGTGAACTTGATCATCAGCGAGAACGAGAAGATCCCCATGAACGCCTGCCCCATCTGCGGCATCAGGTCGCCGATCACCCAGAGCGCGAACGCCACCCGCGCCGCCGTCCGCGGCCCCGCGCCGAACCGCGGACGCACCGCCGCGTACAGGCAGATCCCGACGATCCCGATCACGAACCCCCACGCCAGGAAGAAGGCGTAACCCGCCATGCTCGGCTGCGTGTGCCGGATCGCGTTCAGCTCGGCCTCATATTGCGCGCCCACGATGAAACGCGAGACCGTCAGCTCCAGCACGTCGTACAGCAGCCCCGCCGCCAGCCCGCCCAACAGCGCCCGCTTCCAGTTGATGCCGTGCGTCATGCCCCACCTCGCTGGCCGCGATTCTAGCCGCTACTTCGTCCCCAGCACGAACTTGTTGCCGTCCGGATCCGCGAACGTCGTGTACGTCCCCCACGGCTCCTTCTTCGGCGGATGCGCGAACGTCACCCCGCGCCCCACCAGTTCCGCATACGTCTTCTCCACGTTGTCGGCCCAGAACACGAGGTTCTGCTGCTTGCCGATCCACTCCCGGTGCTCCTCCATCGTGAACAGCACCACCATCGTGTCGGCGCCGGGGATCTTGAGCTCGATCCAGCGCTGCCCCGGCCCCATCGCCTGGTCCGTCTGCACCTGGAAGCCGAGTTTCTGCGTGTAGAACTCCAGCGCTTGGTCCTGGTCCCGGACGGGAATGCTCGCGAACTTGATGCCTTTGATCATCGCCTGCTCCTGCGAGTGTTTTGTACCGCATCCCGAGCCTAGCCCGGCGCAAGGGCCTCTGCGGCGCAAAGATTCATTGTCGTATATTTATGACTATAGTTATAATCGACCAATGGCGCTGCTGCTCGACCCGTACGTCTTCAACGTCCTGATGCGCGACCTCACCGGGCACGACCGCCGCCCCGCGGCCTTCATCGTGTATCTCGCGTTGTGGTGGAAATCGGCGCACGACGAGGACATGCAGCTCAGCCTCCAGCAGCTCGCCGACGCCACCGGCTTGTCGAAGTCCGCGGTCCAGGCCTCCGTCCGCCTGCTCACCCGCCGCCGCCTCCTGCGCGCCGACCGCGACCTCCCTACCTCGGTCCCGCGCTACTCCCTGCTCCGCCCCTGGGCGCGCTAAGAACGCGTTCGTCCATAACGCCGTCATTCCGAGCGAAGCGCGAGTCGAGGAACCACGCCGCGGCCCTTGTCTTTCTCAGCGCCCTCGGCTGTCTCTGCGCTCTCTGCGTTTCAGGCTTTTGGTATGTCGAGGGGTAGGCGCCGGCGACCCGCCGGCGCGCTAATCGCTAATCGCTGATCGCTAGACGCCGCCTCATGACGCCGCCCGCATCGACTGCTCCGCCACCAGCGCCGCGCGGAAGTACTCCAGCGAGCGCTTCAGCCCGTCGCCCAGGCACACCGACGGCTCCCACCCCAGCAGCGCGCGCGCCTTGCTGATGTCCGGGCAGCGCTGCCGCGGATCGTCTTCCGGCAGCGCCTCGTACCGCAGCCGCGAGCGCGACCGCGTCACCAGCAGCACCAGCTGCGCGCAGTCCAGCACCGTGAACTCTTCCGGGTTCCCCAGGTTCACCGGCAGGTGGTCGTCACCCCGCGCCAGCCGCAGCAGCCCTTCCACCAGGTCGGACACGTAGCAGAACGACCGCGTCTGCGAGCCGTCGCCATACACCGTCAGGTCCTCGCCGCGCAGCGCCTGCTTCATGAAGTTCGGGATCACGCGCCCGTCGTTCAGCTGCATGCGCGGGCCGTAGGTGTTGAAGATGCGCGCGATGCGCGTGTCCACCTTGCGGTACCGCCACCACGCCATCGTCGTCGCCTCGGCGAAGCGCTTGGCCTCGTCGTAGACCGAGCGCGGCCCCACCGGGTTCACGTTCCCCCAGTACGTCTCGCGCTGCGGGTGCTCCCGCGGGTCGCCGTAGCACTCCGAGGTCGAGGCCAGCAGGAACTTCGCGCCGTGTTGCCGCGCGCACTCGAGCGCCCGCCAGGTCCCCTGCGACCCGGCCGCCAGCGTCTCGAGTGCGTGCTGCATGTAGTCGACCGGGCTTGCCGGCGACGCCAGGTGGAACACGTAGTCGACGGCGCCCAGGTCGAATGGCTGGACGACGTCGTGTTCCACGAATTCGAATCGCGGCTCGTTCCGCAGCTGCGCGAGGTTGGTCGCGCTTCCCGTCAACAGGTTGTCGAGCGCGATCACGCGATGTCCCTCGGCCACCAGCGCGTCGCACAGGTGCGAGCCCAGGAACCCCGCTCCTCCGGTGACGAGCGCGCGCATCAGCTTGCCTTCCTCATCTTCAGCACGCGCGGCTCCCGCGGCGCGCTCTGTGGACGCCCCACGCTCGAGTAGTAGAAACCTTCTTCCGCCATGCGCGCCGGGTCGAACAGGTTGCGCCCATCGACCACCACCGGGTAGCGCAGCGCCTGCCGCAGCCGCCCGAGGTCGAGCGCCGCGAACTCCTCCCAATCCGTCAGGACCAGCAGCGCGTCGGCGTCCTCGGCCGCCTCGTAGGCGTCCTCCGCGCACGCGATGCGCTCCCCGAACACCTCCTGCGCCCGCGCCATCGCCGCCGGGTCGTACGCCGTCACGCTCGCGCCCTCCGCCAGCAGCCGCTCCACCACCCCCAGCGCCGGCGATTCCCGGATGTCGTCGGTCCCGCCCTTGAACGCCAGGCCCAGCACCGCCAGCCGCTTGCCCTTGATCGTCCACACCGCTTCCCGCACGCGCTCCAGGAACCGCTCGCGCTGCTCGTCGTTGATGCGCTGCACTTCTTCGAGCAGCCGGAAGTCGCAACCCTGCTCCTCCGCCACCGCGCGGAACGCCGCCAGGTCTTTCGCGAAGCACGCGCCCCCGTACCCGATCCCCGGCCGCAGGAACGCCGGCCCGATGCGCGCATCCGACCCCAGCCCTTCCCGCACCTCGTCCACGCTCGTTTCCACCGCGTCGCACACGTTCGCCACCGCGTTGATGAACGAGATGCGCAGCGCCAGGTACGCATTCGCCGCCTGCTTGATCAGCTCCGCGCTCCGCCGCGAGGTCTCCAGCAGCGGCGGCGGGATGCGCGCACGGTCGGGCGCCGGGATCGCGTCGGCCCGCGCGTAATATCCGCCCGAAGTCAGCGGCGCGTACACCGCGCGCAGCGCCTGGCGCGCCCGCTCGCTCTCCGCCCCCACCACGATGCGGTCGGGAAACAGGAAGTCGCACACCGCCGAGCCTTCTCGCAGGAACTCCGGGTTCGCCACCACGTCGAAGCGCTCCCGCGGCGCCCCGCTCACCGCCAGCACCTCTGCCAGCCACTCCGCCGTGAACACCGGCACGGTGCTCTTCTCGACGATGACCTTGTATCCGCCGCCGCTCGCGATGCCCCGCGCGATCGCGCGCGCCGCCTGCTCGAGGTTGGTCAGGTCGGTCTTCCCGTCCGCGCCCGTCGGCGTCGACACCGTCAGGAACACGACCTCGCTCTCCGCCACCGCGCCTGCCAGGTCCGCGCGGAACACCAGCCGGTTGCCGCGGTAGTCCTTGAGGAGTTCGGGAAGGAATTCTTCGTGGATGGGGCACTCGCCGCGCTCCAGCGCCGCGAGTTTTTGCGCGTCGTTGTCGACGCAGAGGACCTGGTGTTCCAGCTCGGCGAAGCAGCCCGCGGCCACCAGCCCAACGTATCCTGAACCGACGATCGCGATCTTCATCCTGGCTTGCGGACCTGACTCGCTCGGCTACACGAAGTTTCCGACGCTTGCGGCAGGCAGCAGAGACACTCCCGCCGAAGCTAGTTCGATGCCGGAAAGCGGAAAGGTGGATGTAACCCGCCCTTTCCCGAGGTAGGCGCCGCCGACCCGCCGGCGCGCTAATCGCTGACCGCTAATCGCGAACCACGCGGAGACCCGCCGGCGCGAGAAACTCCGCTATTTCGCGCCCGCGACCTCGGTCACCACGTCGTACAGCACGCGGTACCCGCGCCGCACCTGCTCCACCCGGATGCGCTCGTTGTCGCCGTGCTCGGTGTCGCTCTCTTCCTCCCGCACCGCGTACGGCGAGAATCCGAAGCAGGTGATGCCCAGCTCCCGATACCGCTGGTTCTCCGTGTATCCGCTCGAGAGCTTCGGCAGCACCGGCGCCCCCGGAAAATACTCCTTCGACGCCTTCTCGATCGCGCGGAACAGGTCGTTGTCGAAGCCCGAGCTGTTCGCGATGCGGAACGTCTCCGACTCCGGCTCCACCGTCACCTCCGGATCGGCCACCACCTTCCGGATCGCCGCCAGGAACTCCTCCGGCTTCTCGCCCGGCAGCAGCCGCACGTCGAGGTGCGCGGTCGCCACGCTGGGGATCACGTTCGTCTGGTGCGACCCTTCCATCTGCGTCAGCGTCACCGTGTTGCGGAACAGGTAGTTCAGCCCGTCCTGCCGCTCCAGCCACCCGCGAAACTTGCGGTCGCGAAGCGCTTTCTTCACCTCGCGGAACTGCGCCGCGCGCTCCTTCGGCTGGTCGTCGGCCGCGCGCCGCATGAACTCCTCCACCACCGGGATCGCCTTCATCGGCGTCTCCCAGTCGAGCACCCGGTTCAGCGCCCGCACCAGCCGGTTCGGCGCGCTCATCGCGATCGGCCGCGACCCGTGCCCCGGACGCCCGTGCGCCGTCAGCACCAGCCAGTACGGCGACTTCTCCGCCACGTCCAGCCCCACGTACTTCACCCGGCCCCGCTCTTCCAGGTTCTCGCCGCCCTCGGTGATCAGGAACTCGGCGTTGCCCAGCAGGTCTTTGCGCTTCTGGATCACCCAGTCGCTGCCGATGCCGTCCACTTCCTCGTCCGCCGTCGCCAGGAAGATGACGTCGCGGTCCAGCGCCACCTTCTCCCGCTTCAGCATCACCATCACCACCAGTTGCGCCAGGCCCTCGCTCTTCATGTCCTGCGCCCCGCGCCCATACAGCGACCCCTCGTCCAGCGCGCCCGAGAACGGCGGATGCTTCCACCGCTCCGCCACGCTCGTCACCACGTCGGTGTGGTTCAGCAGGATGAGCGGCCGTTTCTTCGCCGCCGCCGTCGCCGGCACACGCGCCCACAGGTTCGCGCGCCCCGGCGCGATCTCGAACACCTGGTTCTCGATCCCCTCCGCGTCCAGGATCTTCTTGAAGAACTCCGCCGCCCGCGCCTCGTTTCCCGGCGGGTTCGAC belongs to Terriglobales bacterium and includes:
- a CDS encoding peroxiredoxin; this translates as MLRKLLIALVLLLVAFAAVAYWALYVNYPKPQIASNAGKPVPDFTLPDQDGKPLTLSALRGQPVVLIFYRGYWUPFCMMQLRRFAEHKAEFDQLHAQIVAISVDDQEHAKLVYDKQVNGRFPILSDTTLATIRQYGLFHEKGNRGQDIAIRATLVLDKDGIERWRYPATSVPDIPSPEAVLAELRKLK
- a CDS encoding deoxyguanosinetriphosphate triphosphohydrolase, whose protein sequence is MPAPYAVRVEDSRGRRFPEPPHPYRNDFQRDRDRVIHSRAFRRQQNKTQVFTRRYSDHFRNRLTHTLEVSQISRTIAAQLGLNTDLVEALALVHDVGHPPFGHAGEKSLDQAMRAHGDSFDHNLHALRIVEDFELRYADFRGLNLTFEVREGIVKHSHDYDAATYPQLAEYLLDQRPPLEAQLIDLTDEIGYNTADLDDAFEARLLAVPQIRSGVPLFEAFYRDVERRYPQAIEKLKFNEAVKGMLNLMVTDLIENTRRRIAAAKVRSLDDVRRHPERLAAFSPEVEQQRRQCKEFLYANVYMSPGLRPEKDRAERVITELFQHFIAHPETLPAAYQEYARAQALPRVVCDYVAGMTDNYIFEQHAKLLGGRSKP
- a CDS encoding VOC family protein; its protein translation is MIKGIKFASIPVRDQDQALEFYTQKLGFQVQTDQAMGPGQRWIELKIPGADTMVVLFTMEEHREWIGKQQNLVFWADNVEKTYAELVGRGVTFAHPPKKEPWGTYTTFADPDGNKFVLGTK
- a CDS encoding helix-turn-helix domain-containing protein, with product MALLLDPYVFNVLMRDLTGHDRRPAAFIVYLALWWKSAHDEDMQLSLQQLADATGLSKSAVQASVRLLTRRRLLRADRDLPTSVPRYSLLRPWAR
- a CDS encoding UDP-glucuronic acid decarboxylase family protein, coding for MRALVTGGAGFLGSHLCDALVAEGHRVIALDNLLTGSATNLAQLRNEPRFEFVEHDVVQPFDLGAVDYVFHLASPASPVDYMQHALETLAAGSQGTWRALECARQHGAKFLLASTSECYGDPREHPQRETYWGNVNPVGPRSVYDEAKRFAEATTMAWWRYRKVDTRIARIFNTYGPRMQLNDGRVIPNFMKQALRGEDLTVYGDGSQTRSFCYVSDLVEGLLRLARGDDHLPVNLGNPEEFTVLDCAQLVLLVTRSRSRLRYEALPEDDPRQRCPDISKARALLGWEPSVCLGDGLKRSLEYFRAALVAEQSMRAAS
- a CDS encoding UDP-glucose/GDP-mannose dehydrogenase family protein, coding for MKIAIVGSGYVGLVAAGCFAELEHQVLCVDNDAQKLAALERGECPIHEEFLPELLKDYRGNRLVFRADLAGAVAESEVVFLTVSTPTGADGKTDLTNLEQAARAIARGIASGGGYKVIVEKSTVPVFTAEWLAEVLAVSGAPRERFDVVANPEFLREGSAVCDFLFPDRIVVGAESERARQALRAVYAPLTSGGYYARADAIPAPDRARIPPPLLETSRRSAELIKQAANAYLALRISFINAVANVCDAVETSVDEVREGLGSDARIGPAFLRPGIGYGGACFAKDLAAFRAVAEEQGCDFRLLEEVQRINDEQRERFLERVREAVWTIKGKRLAVLGLAFKGGTDDIRESPALGVVERLLAEGASVTAYDPAAMARAQEVFGERIACAEDAYEAAEDADALLVLTDWEEFAALDLGRLRQALRYPVVVDGRNLFDPARMAEEGFYYSSVGRPQSAPREPRVLKMRKAS
- a CDS encoding M20/M25/M40 family metallo-hydrolase; protein product: MRKILVVLLLLCLPAATQQFASAKLTPEKLNRYSDLAQRWMQEYLQVDTSNPPGNEARAAEFFKKILDAEGIENQVFEIAPGRANLWARVPATAAAKKRPLILLNHTDVVTSVAERWKHPPFSGALDEGSLYGRGAQDMKSEGLAQLVVMVMLKREKVALDRDVIFLATADEEVDGIGSDWVIQKRKDLLGNAEFLITEGGENLEERGRVKYVGLDVAEKSPYWLVLTAHGRPGHGSRPIAMSAPNRLVRALNRVLDWETPMKAIPVVEEFMRRAADDQPKERAAQFREVKKALRDRKFRGWLERQDGLNYLFRNTVTLTQMEGSHQTNVIPSVATAHLDVRLLPGEKPEEFLAAIRKVVADPEVTVEPESETFRIANSSGFDNDLFRAIEKASKEYFPGAPVLPKLSSGYTENQRYRELGITCFGFSPYAVREEESDTEHGDNERIRVEQVRRGYRVLYDVVTEVAGAK